One window from the genome of Spiractinospora alimapuensis encodes:
- the cas5e gene encoding type I-E CRISPR-associated protein Cas5/CasD, with translation MTGLLLRLAGPMQSWGEDRVFGRRNTLRHPTRSGLIGLFGAVRGVPRGGSFAEYDDITVTVRIDRDGLYMSDYQTAGGGLPANRTAPMAGGGYRDRSTATIQTWRPFLADAVFTVAVTGPESVIRPTAEALEAPFWQPYLGRRSYLPEQPMLLRSGVADPADALRTRLPLPPQRDRTTGVEFIHEHPLEDASRHHTRTSVKDVPLPDRIGDGVERSFATRDVVVTTEALPEELHHDEHEAYRKALRAFILEGR, from the coding sequence GACCCATGCAGAGCTGGGGCGAGGACCGCGTCTTCGGCCGGCGAAACACCTTGCGGCACCCTACCCGCTCCGGACTGATCGGTTTGTTCGGAGCGGTGCGGGGGGTCCCTCGGGGCGGCAGCTTCGCCGAGTACGACGACATCACCGTCACGGTGCGGATCGACCGTGATGGCCTCTACATGTCGGACTATCAGACGGCCGGGGGCGGCCTCCCTGCGAACAGGACCGCCCCCATGGCTGGCGGCGGGTACCGTGACCGCAGCACCGCAACGATCCAGACCTGGCGTCCCTTCCTCGCGGACGCGGTCTTCACGGTGGCGGTGACCGGCCCGGAGTCGGTCATCCGGCCCACGGCCGAAGCCCTGGAGGCTCCCTTCTGGCAGCCTTACCTGGGGCGGCGCTCCTATCTGCCGGAGCAGCCCATGCTGCTGCGCTCCGGTGTCGCCGACCCGGCTGACGCCCTGCGCACCCGCCTCCCTCTTCCGCCTCAGCGCGACCGCACGACAGGCGTCGAATTCATCCACGAACACCCCCTCGAGGACGCGTCCCGTCACCACACCCGCACGTCCGTGAAGGATGTTCCGCTCCCCGACCGCATCGGCGACGGAGTGGAACGATCCTTCGCGACGCGGGACGTCGTGGTCACCACCGAAGCGCTCCCCGAGGAACTCCACCACGACGAGCACGAGGCGTACCGAAAGGCCTTGCGCGCCTTCATCCTGGAGGGACGTTAG
- a CDS encoding type I-E CRISPR-associated protein Cas6/Cse3/CasE, translated as MRLLLSKISMSPHRLGVQFAQAGDHHRMLLKALDTALGPTQSTTPRADAGLLFREEITRRGWSLLVQSQLPLDGDQLGPGYALDGTRDISPILNHLHEGRRVRYRVVAAPIRRLGKTDKPRDLIGANGERLPSGEITIPLRGRAAEQWWVGKAEAAGLIPESVLSRPVGNAVDNRRRNGRKPVRLPAVCFEGTARIRDGAAVGTALAHGIGRGKNFGLGLLSLTSGE; from the coding sequence ATGCGCCTATTGCTCAGCAAGATCTCCATGAGCCCCCACCGCCTAGGAGTCCAGTTCGCCCAGGCCGGCGACCACCACCGCATGTTGCTGAAAGCCCTGGACACCGCGCTCGGGCCCACCCAGTCGACCACCCCACGCGCGGACGCCGGACTGCTCTTTCGGGAAGAAATCACTCGGCGTGGGTGGTCGCTGCTGGTCCAGAGCCAGCTGCCCCTCGATGGCGATCAGCTCGGTCCCGGCTACGCGCTGGATGGCACCCGCGACATCTCTCCCATCCTGAATCACCTGCACGAGGGACGTCGAGTGCGGTACCGGGTCGTCGCCGCGCCCATCCGGCGTCTCGGCAAGACCGACAAGCCCCGTGACCTGATCGGTGCGAACGGCGAACGGCTCCCGTCCGGGGAGATCACGATCCCGCTGCGGGGCCGTGCCGCTGAACAGTGGTGGGTCGGCAAGGCCGAGGCCGCAGGACTGATCCCGGAGAGCGTGTTGTCGCGTCCGGTTGGCAACGCGGTCGACAACCGCCGCAGGAACGGCAGGAAGCCGGTACGCCTGCCCGCCGTGTGTTTCGAGGGCACCGCTCGGATCCGCGACGGGGCCGCAGTGGGGACGGCCCTCGCCCACGGCATTGGCCGGGGAAAGAACTTCGGACTGGGGCTGCTCAGCCTTACCTCAGGAGAGTGA